One window of the Nicotiana tabacum cultivar K326 chromosome 4, ASM71507v2, whole genome shotgun sequence genome contains the following:
- the LOC107772314 gene encoding ATP-dependent Clp protease ATP-binding subunit CLPT1, chloroplastic-like: MATHSFSLLSIPSSTSTSYNRQSDNNTLTQKYCKILATSFTGGMLSIRPQNLNVFTLKRRRSTEATVSFSLPTAKPERAPSEIQPKWSARAIKAFAMAELEARKLKYPNTGTEALLMGILVEGTSLAAKFLRANGVTLLKARDETVKLLGKSDMYFFSPEHPPLTEPAQRALNCGGRADDVVVKVVQDVRLIDGGGGGSNGVQWKCMVKHNRKANDANIELKILSQAHLSGDTWQASSDIQTLLYMYFVMKYDLVIIFAGESGEITIAHLALGIWSEKESAGHKIMATLGFDDEKAKELARSMDKDIEMSYK; the protein is encoded by the exons ATGGCGACTCACAGTTTTTCATTACTTTCAATCCCGTCTTCAACTTCGACTTCTTACAATAGACAAAGTGATAATAATACTTTAACCCAGAAGTATTGCAAGATTCTAGCTACTTCTTTTACTGGCGGAATGCTCTCTATTCGACCGCAGAATTTGAACGTTTTTACTCTCAAACGGCGTCGTTCGACCGAAGCAACGGTCTCCTTCAGCCTCCCAACTGC AAAACCAGAGAGAGCTCCTTCTGAGATACAGCCCAA ATGGTCGGCAAGAGCAATAAAGGCATTTGCAATGGCTGAATTAGAAGCAAGGAAGCTCAAGTACCCAAATACTGGCACTGAAGCTCTTTTAATGGGAATCTTGGTTGAAG GAACCAGTTTGGCTGCCAAGTTTCTGAGAGCAAACGGTGTAACCCTTCTCAAGGCGAGGGatgaaactgtaaagttgctTGGAAAATCCGATATGTATTTTTTCAGTCCAGAGCATCCTCCCCTTACTGAACCAGCTCAAAGGGCTCTTAACT GTGGTGGAAGGGCAGATGATGTGGTGGTGAAGGTGGTCCAGGATGTGAGACTCATTGATGGTGGTGGTGGCGGCAGCAATGGGGTT CAATGGAAATGCATGGTGAAACACAACAGAAAAGCTAATGATGCCAACATTGAGCTAAAAATCTTAAGCCAGGCTCATCTATCTGGAGATACATGGCAAGCATCATCAGACATTCAGACTCTTCTTTACATGTATTTTGTAATGAAGTATGATCTCGTGATCATATTTGCAGGTGAAAGTGGGGAGATAACCATAGCACATCTGGCTCTTGGTATTTGGTCAGAAAAGGAATCAGCTGGGCATAAAATAATGGCTACACTTGGTTTTGATGACGAGAAGGCTAAAGAGCTAGCCAGATCT ATGGACAAGGACATTGAGATGAGCTATAAATAA